One Corynebacterium yudongzhengii DNA window includes the following coding sequences:
- a CDS encoding NAD-dependent succinate-semialdehyde dehydrogenase, which translates to MSDTEIDLHALIDNTPKQLFINGEFVDAEGGKTFTVLNPSTGQPLTEVASASEADALKAFDATCEAQKEWAATPARERSEILRRTHDYLKEHTEELTYLQSAELGRALGDSRGEVAYGSEFFRWFAEEATRIRGDYRHAPAGSGRIIVHQQPVGPSLAITPWNFPLAMGARKIAAALAAGCTMTLKPASKTPLTMLFLAKALKESGLPDGVVSIVPTGKSSNVSKLLDDDRLRKFTFTGSTEVGQMLGAKAAEKSIKTSLELGGNAPYIVLDDADLDTAAEAVATAKMRGAGQVCIAANRFLVHSAIKDDFLKAVTEKISEFTLGAGTDPNSDYGPLSGEDQLEKVRRLVDDAMAHGATRHLGDELPTGLAEGGYYFPATVLSDIGEGAAIHSEEIFGPVVAVSTFDSDDEAIRRANDTPFGLAAYVFSENLEHALNVAEGVETGMVAVNKGALSDPAAPFGGVKQSGIGREGGFEGIHEYLEPKFIALP; encoded by the coding sequence ATGAGCGATACCGAGATTGATCTGCACGCACTGATCGATAACACCCCGAAACAGCTGTTTATCAACGGCGAGTTCGTCGACGCCGAAGGTGGAAAGACGTTTACGGTCCTCAACCCGTCGACAGGCCAGCCGCTTACCGAGGTCGCCTCGGCCTCCGAGGCGGATGCCCTAAAGGCCTTCGACGCCACCTGCGAGGCACAGAAAGAGTGGGCGGCGACCCCGGCGCGTGAGCGCAGCGAGATCCTGCGCCGCACCCACGATTACTTAAAGGAGCACACCGAGGAGCTGACGTATCTGCAGTCGGCAGAGCTCGGCCGGGCGCTGGGCGATTCGCGCGGCGAGGTCGCCTATGGCTCGGAGTTCTTCCGCTGGTTCGCGGAAGAAGCGACGCGGATTCGCGGCGATTATCGGCACGCGCCGGCCGGCTCAGGCCGCATCATCGTCCACCAGCAGCCGGTCGGGCCGTCGCTGGCGATTACCCCGTGGAACTTCCCGCTGGCGATGGGCGCGCGTAAGATCGCCGCTGCTCTGGCCGCCGGGTGCACGATGACGCTGAAGCCCGCCTCGAAAACCCCGCTGACCATGCTGTTTTTGGCGAAGGCGCTCAAGGAATCCGGGCTGCCGGACGGGGTGGTCTCCATCGTGCCGACGGGAAAGTCGAGCAACGTCTCGAAGCTTCTCGACGACGACCGCCTCCGCAAATTCACCTTCACCGGCTCCACCGAGGTCGGACAGATGCTCGGGGCGAAGGCCGCCGAGAAGTCCATCAAGACTTCCCTGGAGCTCGGCGGCAACGCCCCCTACATCGTGTTGGACGACGCCGATCTCGACACCGCCGCCGAAGCCGTGGCCACCGCGAAGATGCGCGGCGCCGGCCAGGTCTGCATTGCCGCCAACCGCTTCTTGGTGCACTCTGCGATCAAGGACGACTTCCTCAAGGCCGTCACCGAGAAGATCTCCGAGTTCACCCTCGGCGCCGGCACGGACCCGAACTCGGACTATGGTCCGCTCTCTGGCGAGGACCAGCTGGAGAAGGTCCGCCGGCTTGTCGACGACGCCATGGCCCACGGCGCCACCCGGCACTTGGGCGACGAGCTGCCCACGGGGCTGGCCGAGGGCGGTTACTACTTCCCGGCCACCGTGCTCTCTGACATCGGCGAGGGCGCCGCGATCCACTCCGAGGAGATCTTCGGCCCCGTGGTCGCCGTGTCCACCTTCGACAGTGACGACGAGGCGATCCGCCGCGCCAATGACACCCCGTTCGGCCTGGCCGCCTATGTCTTTTCGGAAAACCTCGAGCACGCGCTTAACGTCGCCGAGGGGGTGGAGACCGGTATGGTGGCGGTCAACAAGGGGGCGCTGTCCGATCCGGCTGCCCCGTTCGGCGGCGTCAAGCAGTCCGGCATCGGCCGCGAGGGCGGCTTCGAGGGCATCCACGAATACCTCGAGCCCAAGTTCATCGCCCTGCCTTAA
- a CDS encoding antibiotic biosynthesis monooxygenase family protein produces the protein MSIVKINAITVPAGKGEVLEERFRARRQAIDEQPGFEGFQLLRPVKGEERYFVVTRWADQASYDAWREGAGRAGHAGGDRKPVAEHAELLEFEVVLDSTENDAEN, from the coding sequence ATGAGCATTGTGAAGATCAACGCGATTACCGTGCCCGCCGGTAAGGGGGAGGTTTTAGAGGAGAGGTTTCGGGCTCGTCGACAAGCGATCGATGAGCAACCCGGCTTCGAGGGCTTCCAGTTGCTGCGGCCGGTGAAGGGGGAGGAGCGCTACTTCGTTGTCACCCGCTGGGCCGATCAGGCATCCTACGACGCCTGGCGGGAAGGCGCCGGGCGCGCCGGGCACGCCGGCGGCGACCGGAAGCCCGTCGCTGAGCACGCGGAGCTGCTCGAGTTCGAGGTCGTGCTCGACTCGACGGAGAACGA